The DNA window GGCTTTGGCCCCCGGGCAGCGGCTCTGGACGCGGAGATGAGCGGGATACTATCCCGTGCCTGCTCCGACCCGGCCGCCTTGGCCGAATCCGGCGCCTGCGTCGATCTTATCGCCCCGCAAGCAGTATCGACCAAGCGCGTGATCGTCCTGGCCTTGGGCAAAGCTGAAGCCGTAACGACCCTGTCCTTGGCGCGCGCCGGCGGTTTGCTCGCCGCGCATCTGGAAGGCAAGGGGGAATGCGCGGCCACCCTGGTCCTGGACCCCATCGCCGGCGTTGACCTGTCCGGTGCCGAAATCCTGGCGCGCGTCGCGCTTGGCATGCGGCTGCGGCGCTATCGTTTCGATATGCGCAACCGACGGCAAGGGGCGGGAGCGGATCGAACCTTGCGGGTGAAACTGGTCGGGGCAGGCGGCCCGGACCTGACCTCGGCGCTGGCGCGGATCAATGCCATCGCGGATGGTGTCGAATATGCACGGACCCTGGTCAACCTGCCGCCGAACCATCTCCACCCCGACAATTTCCGCGATCATCTGGAACCGCTGCGTGAAGCCGGCATCGACATCGAAATGCTCGATGCCGCGCAACTGAAAGAGCTCGGCATGAACGCGCTGCTCGCCGTTGGGTCGGGCTCGGCACGGCCGCCACGGGTCGCTGTCCTGCGCTACCGCGGCAAGGGTGCTCCCGCCCAACCGCTCGCTTTCGTCGGCAAGGGCGTTTGTTTCGATTCGGGTGGCCTCTGCATCAAGGGCGGGGCGCAGATGTTCGACATGAAGGCCGACATGGGTGGTGCGGCGGCGGTGGTCGGCCTGCTGATAGCGCTCGCCCGACAAGGTAGCCCCGTACACGTTGTCGGCGTTCTTGGCATCGCCGAGAACATGCCGTCCGGCACCGCGCTCAAACCGCGCGACATCATCACGACGGCCTCGGGACAGACCGTGGAAGTGTTTGACACGGATGCGGAAGGACGCCTGCTTCTGGCCGACTGCCTCCACTATACAGCCACGCGCTTCAACCCTTCGGTGATCGTCGATCTGGCGACGCTGACCTATTCGGTGACGCGTGGCCTGGGGTCGATATTCGCCGGCCTGTTCAGCACCGACGATGCCATCGCGTCACAGATGATCGCGGCCGGAGAAGCGGTCGGCGAGCGGTTCTGGCGGCTCCCGCTCGACCGGGCCTACGATGAGGGTCTGCAATCGCCGTTCGCGGACCTGCGGCATCATGCCAAGGACATGGAAGATGGCGACGCTCCCTATGCCGCGGCCTTCTTGCGCCATTTCACGGAAGATCGCCCCTGGGTACATCTCGACATCGCCAGCAAGGAACTGACCGACACCGATCGGCCTCTTGGCAGGCAAGGTGCCACGGCCTTCGGCGTGCAGATGCTGGAAGAGTGGGTGCAGGTCAGCCGCAGCAAAAGCTAAGTCGCGTCACGAGCAACAAGATGCCTTCAAACGCTGGGAACCGGAATGTCGTCTGAGATCATTGGCAGGGAAGGAAGAGCCTCCTTCGGCGCTTACGAGACCTGGTATCGGGTCAGTGGCGAACTTGGTGGCGAAAAGGCGCCCGTCGTGATCCTGCATGGCG is part of the Mesorhizobium loti genome and encodes:
- a CDS encoding leucyl aminopeptidase; translated protein: MPQSPAPVFETADEISAETSVVVILQTAQTGFGPRAAALDAEMSGILSRACSDPAALAESGACVDLIAPQAVSTKRVIVLALGKAEAVTTLSLARAGGLLAAHLEGKGECAATLVLDPIAGVDLSGAEILARVALGMRLRRYRFDMRNRRQGAGADRTLRVKLVGAGGPDLTSALARINAIADGVEYARTLVNLPPNHLHPDNFRDHLEPLREAGIDIEMLDAAQLKELGMNALLAVGSGSARPPRVAVLRYRGKGAPAQPLAFVGKGVCFDSGGLCIKGGAQMFDMKADMGGAAAVVGLLIALARQGSPVHVVGVLGIAENMPSGTALKPRDIITTASGQTVEVFDTDAEGRLLLADCLHYTATRFNPSVIVDLATLTYSVTRGLGSIFAGLFSTDDAIASQMIAAGEAVGERFWRLPLDRAYDEGLQSPFADLRHHAKDMEDGDAPYAAAFLRHFTEDRPWVHLDIASKELTDTDRPLGRQGATAFGVQMLEEWVQVSRSKS